The following proteins are co-located in the Methylomonas sp. 11b genome:
- a CDS encoding BON domain-containing protein — MPKPLSLVAFALSSCLLFVANQAKADQSSASQLAENTELENTQKNLRDKDNTTLTAEDQNESQADLKITAHIRKALLKDKSLSMDAHNTKIIARNGVVTLRGPVATTDESIKLQKICRETAGVVQVDNQLETKAP, encoded by the coding sequence ATGCCTAAACCATTGTCGTTAGTTGCCTTCGCTCTAAGCAGCTGTTTGCTGTTTGTCGCCAACCAAGCTAAAGCCGATCAGTCTTCCGCAAGCCAATTAGCTGAAAACACTGAGTTGGAAAATACTCAAAAAAACCTTCGCGATAAAGACAACACCACCTTAACGGCCGAGGATCAAAACGAGTCCCAAGCCGACTTAAAAATCACCGCGCACATTCGTAAAGCTTTGCTCAAAGACAAATCCTTATCCATGGATGCGCATAACACCAAAATCATTGCCCGCAATGGCGTTGTGACTTTGCGCGGCCCCGTCGCAACGACGGACGAAAGCATAAAACTGCAAAAAATCTGCCGAGAAACGGCCGGTGTCGTGCAGGTGGACAATCAACTTGAAACTAAAGCGCCTTAA
- a CDS encoding SbmA/BacA-like family transporter, protein MRICRRTLNLLILTVLQIVIAVMITQWSAALFDALEQRNMPGLMTQVRDLGLIFVASMLVTVLHLKIKRDLQISWRAWLTAHVIGRWMNKGHHYQIAQILTVGHDNPDGRIAEDIRIATDEAVNLCYTLFYSLLLLASFTQILWTLSGTVMLDFGGMRLPIYGHLVWLALLYAALASMLGWWAGRPLTLTTNAMQTVEANFRFGLVKARENAQAISVHNREAHEKKRFLSLFQDINGIYDLQTRAWEHIILFSSGYAVLSMALPILITAPRFILGSITLGALMQSVQAFQQMAAALSWPVNNMPVIAQWHASVDRVLGLVEALNDLEQQQSACTEPPIELE, encoded by the coding sequence ATGCGTATCTGTAGACGGACCTTAAATTTACTGATTTTGACTGTGCTGCAAATCGTCATTGCCGTGATGATTACGCAATGGAGCGCCGCGCTATTCGACGCCTTGGAACAGCGCAATATGCCAGGGCTGATGACCCAAGTGCGCGATCTGGGATTAATTTTTGTAGCCAGCATGCTGGTGACCGTTTTACATTTAAAAATCAAGCGGGATTTGCAAATCAGTTGGCGGGCCTGGTTGACGGCGCACGTTATCGGTCGCTGGATGAATAAAGGCCATCATTACCAAATCGCTCAGATACTGACGGTGGGCCACGACAATCCCGATGGCCGCATCGCGGAGGATATTCGCATCGCCACCGACGAAGCCGTTAATCTGTGTTACACGCTGTTTTACAGTTTGTTATTGCTGGCGAGCTTTACCCAGATTCTCTGGACGCTGTCCGGTACCGTCATGCTGGATTTTGGCGGTATGCGATTGCCTATTTACGGACACTTGGTTTGGTTGGCCCTGTTGTACGCGGCGCTAGCCTCGATGTTGGGTTGGTGGGCCGGCCGGCCGCTGACCTTAACCACCAATGCGATGCAAACGGTTGAAGCTAATTTTCGCTTCGGTTTGGTCAAGGCCCGGGAAAATGCCCAAGCTATTTCCGTGCATAACCGCGAAGCGCACGAAAAAAAGCGCTTTCTCAGCCTGTTTCAAGACATTAACGGTATTTATGATCTGCAAACGCGGGCCTGGGAGCACATTATTCTGTTCAGCTCCGGCTACGCGGTGCTATCGATGGCGCTGCCCATTCTGATCACAGCGCCGCGCTTTATTCTGGGGAGTATTACGCTGGGGGCGTTGATGCAGTCGGTACAGGCCTTTCAACAAATGGCTGCGGCTTTGTCCTGGCCCGTGAATAACATGCCGGTGATTGCGCAATGGCATGCCTCGGTGGATAGGGTTTTGGGCTTGGTCGAGGCCTTGAATGATTTAGAACAGCAGCAGAGTGCTTGCACCGAGCCGCCAATCGAACTTGAGTGA
- a CDS encoding CsbD family protein: MNKDQVKGRVEETKGKIKEVAGKLMNDDDMELEGKVQKHVGKVQAGFGDVKDDIKKAVDDE; the protein is encoded by the coding sequence ATGAACAAAGATCAAGTAAAAGGCCGCGTCGAAGAGACCAAAGGCAAAATCAAAGAAGTCGCCGGCAAACTAATGAACGACGACGATATGGAGTTGGAAGGTAAGGTGCAAAAACACGTCGGTAAAGTTCAGGCGGGCTTTGGCGATGTAAAAGACGATATTAAAAAGGCTGTTGACGACGAATAA
- a CDS encoding CsbD family protein, whose amino-acid sequence MKFTQTERYILSAGVLTALCSFGALAADHEAPMNKDQVEGRVEETKGKVKEVTGKIIDDKGMEVEGNVQKNLGKAQKGYGDIKQDIKEGK is encoded by the coding sequence ATGAAATTTACCCAAACCGAACGCTATATTTTATCTGCCGGCGTACTGACAGCGCTTTGCTCATTCGGCGCCCTCGCCGCAGACCATGAAGCCCCGATGAATAAAGATCAGGTCGAAGGCCGGGTCGAAGAAACCAAAGGCAAGGTCAAGGAAGTGACTGGCAAGATCATCGACGACAAAGGCATGGAAGTGGAAGGTAATGTCCAAAAAAATCTCGGCAAAGCCCAAAAAGGCTATGGCGATATTAAGCAGGATATTAAGGAAGGCAAGTAA
- a CDS encoding four-helix bundle copper-binding protein, with amino-acid sequence MHQTSQSEHARQACIAACSLCHQLCLQTAMNHCLETGGKHVKAKHLRLMLNCAEICQTSANFQLTGSHFLHSLHELCAEICEACAAECDEIGDMKDCVVACQQCADSCRQMLSTQH; translated from the coding sequence ATGCATCAAACATCCCAATCAGAACATGCCAGGCAAGCTTGTATTGCCGCGTGCAGCCTTTGCCACCAGCTTTGTCTGCAAACCGCGATGAACCATTGTCTGGAAACCGGCGGTAAGCATGTCAAAGCCAAACATTTACGCCTAATGTTGAACTGTGCCGAGATCTGTCAGACTTCGGCCAATTTTCAACTGACCGGCTCGCATTTTCTGCATAGCCTGCACGAGCTTTGTGCGGAGATTTGCGAAGCCTGTGCAGCCGAATGCGATGAGATCGGCGATATGAAAGATTGCGTTGTGGCCTGCCAACAATGCGCCGACAGTTGCCGGCAAATGCTCAGCACACAACATTAA
- a CDS encoding alpha/beta fold hydrolase, with amino-acid sequence MSTIITKDSTKIYYKDWGLGPAVVFCHGWPLNADAWENQMVYLAANGYRCIAHDRRGHGRSDQPWIGNDMETYADDLAELIEKLDLNGITLVGHSTGGGEVARYIGRHGCQRVKGAVLVGSVTPLMLKTDNNPIGLPITVFDDIRSGVAADRSQFFMNLTAPFYGANRPDATVSQGVRDAFWRQGMQGGLLNQLECIKAFSETDFSNDLKKFEIPTLIIHGDDDQIVPIAASALTAATLINNATLKIYPGGPHGLADTHKDQLNSDLLAFLKT; translated from the coding sequence ATGAGCACGATAATCACCAAAGACAGCACAAAAATTTACTACAAAGACTGGGGATTGGGACCGGCCGTGGTGTTCTGCCACGGCTGGCCGCTAAACGCCGATGCCTGGGAGAATCAAATGGTTTATCTGGCGGCAAACGGCTATCGCTGTATTGCCCACGATAGACGCGGTCATGGCCGTTCCGATCAGCCATGGATCGGTAATGATATGGAAACCTATGCCGACGACTTAGCGGAACTCATAGAAAAGCTCGACCTAAACGGCATAACCTTAGTCGGCCACTCGACCGGTGGCGGCGAGGTGGCGCGTTATATCGGGCGGCATGGCTGCCAACGCGTCAAAGGTGCGGTGTTGGTGGGTTCGGTAACACCGTTGATGCTGAAAACCGATAATAATCCTATTGGCCTACCTATTACGGTATTTGACGACATTCGCAGCGGCGTCGCAGCTGATCGCTCGCAATTTTTCATGAATTTGACAGCCCCGTTCTACGGCGCCAACCGGCCGGACGCGACGGTCAGCCAAGGCGTGCGCGACGCATTCTGGCGGCAAGGTATGCAAGGTGGATTACTAAACCAGCTCGAATGCATCAAGGCCTTTTCAGAAACCGACTTTTCCAATGATCTGAAAAAATTTGAGATACCGACCCTGATTATCCACGGCGATGACGATCAAATTGTGCCGATTGCCGCCTCCGCCCTTACTGCGGCTACACTCATTAATAACGCAACGCTGAAGATCTATCCCGGCGGACCGCATGGCCTAGCCGACACACATAAAGACCAGCTAAATAGCGACCTGCTTGCGTTTTTAAAAACCTGA
- a CDS encoding DUF2383 domain-containing protein, which translates to MHSIDMIDSLLIDELAATETYSQVLKKLKEEVSLGESELLLPIYEAHKAAVSSLQTQIRELGGTPAKDSGVWGSWASLIQGGANAFGKQAALKVLQEGEKSGLGDYEKALLDQKLGSNIRTLILLKLLPAQHAHIDTLDQMMSSLAA; encoded by the coding sequence ATGCACAGCATCGACATGATAGACAGTTTACTGATTGACGAACTTGCCGCCACTGAGACCTACAGTCAGGTATTAAAAAAACTTAAGGAAGAGGTTTCACTCGGTGAATCGGAGTTACTGCTGCCGATTTACGAAGCGCATAAAGCAGCCGTTTCCAGTTTGCAAACTCAAATTCGCGAACTGGGCGGTACGCCGGCCAAGGATTCCGGGGTATGGGGTTCTTGGGCCAGCTTGATTCAAGGCGGCGCCAATGCCTTCGGCAAGCAGGCCGCGCTAAAAGTATTGCAGGAAGGCGAAAAGAGCGGTCTGGGCGACTATGAAAAAGCGCTGTTGGACCAGAAACTCGGTTCCAATATCCGTACCTTAATCCTACTCAAGCTGCTCCCCGCGCAACATGCGCATATTGATACCTTGGATCAAATGATGAGTTCGCTGGCCGCTTAG
- a CDS encoding peroxiredoxin, with protein sequence MLTTIPDVIFKTRVRDESIPGENPFRWQDVNSDEIFKGKSIVIFALPGAYTPTCSNKHLPGYDAKYQELKAHGIDEVYCLSVNDAFVMYQWSQHLKIADVKMLPDGNGEFTEAMGMLVKKHNVGFGSRSWRYSMLVEDKKILQLFSEPGQIDNCPDDPFTVSDVDTMLAYLHEQRWDK encoded by the coding sequence ATGCTTACCACTATTCCCGACGTAATCTTTAAAACCCGGGTTCGCGATGAAAGTATCCCCGGCGAAAATCCATTTCGTTGGCAGGATGTCAACAGCGATGAGATTTTCAAAGGGAAATCCATCGTGATTTTTGCCTTACCCGGCGCCTACACGCCCACTTGTTCGAACAAACATCTACCGGGCTATGATGCCAAATACCAAGAGCTTAAGGCTCATGGCATCGATGAGGTCTATTGCCTGAGTGTCAACGATGCCTTTGTGATGTATCAATGGAGTCAGCATCTCAAAATAGCCGACGTCAAAATGCTGCCTGACGGTAATGGCGAATTCACCGAAGCCATGGGCATGCTGGTGAAAAAACACAATGTGGGGTTCGGCAGCCGGTCTTGGCGCTATTCGATGTTGGTTGAAGACAAAAAAATTCTGCAACTGTTTAGCGAACCCGGCCAAATCGATAACTGCCCGGACGATCCGTTTACCGTCAGTGATGTGGATACCATGTTGGCTTATCTGCATGAACAGAGATGGGATAAATGA
- a CDS encoding phage virion morphogenesis protein — translation MGAFIEWDDREVLKAFQKLEAKTGNLRPAFLEIGEELTESTKDRFVKGVGPDGQRWQDNSAVTIEQKGRNKPLVGESGKLMDETNYQLFGNDAVFIGSPMEYAAMQHFGGTKSEFPWLWGDIVARPIYGISDSDEAMILAILDNHFTL, via the coding sequence ATGGGCGCATTTATCGAATGGGATGATCGCGAGGTACTGAAGGCATTTCAAAAGCTAGAGGCAAAAACTGGAAATCTGCGTCCGGCTTTTTTGGAGATAGGCGAAGAACTAACTGAATCCACTAAGGATAGATTCGTAAAAGGTGTAGGACCTGACGGGCAACGTTGGCAGGATAATTCGGCGGTTACAATCGAACAGAAAGGCCGTAATAAGCCTTTAGTTGGGGAATCAGGAAAGCTGATGGACGAAACTAATTATCAGCTTTTTGGCAATGACGCCGTTTTTATTGGTAGCCCAATGGAGTATGCGGCCATGCAACATTTTGGGGGCACTAAATCTGAGTTTCCATGGCTCTGGGGGGACATTGTTGCCAGACCTATTTATGGCATTTCAGATTCGGACGAAGCGATGATTTTAGCGATCCTGGACAATCATTTTACGTTGTAA
- a CDS encoding phage head morphogenesis protein: protein MPLKLSPTQVAFNARGDGKFNKPFQEQVDFFRQKLNLPTERWDDILNEAHDRAFVVAGAAKADLLNDLRGAVDSAIAEGKSIQWFRKEFDNIVAKNGWQGWTGKGTKAGRDWRTRVIYNANLSASYSAGRWQQLNDPDLLKSRPFWEYVHNDTVQHPRLIHQSWSGTVLPAGHVWFVTHFCPNGFGCRCRIRAVRAEKYKGYPPPDDGTYIYKDRRGIEHVLPMGVDYGWGYAPGASVGKSMQPFIDNKVAALPKPLADAFKADIAKIAAPKLPHVSDALTLPSSGFARSAASRTLIEIDAIHTVENLPTIPVKASANVRFQGQYTYERYSKKPISIALSKVSVNPELTIAHEIGHYIDHHAIGRSGVYASIDDALLDKWREAIASSQATAKMDDVLRNHADRFTRKKAAYYLEPWEQWARAYAQWIALRSNNATMLAQVKKITAHNHPAYASSQWDDDDFAPIAAAMDDIFRTLGWLK from the coding sequence AAGTCGCTTTCAACGCCCGTGGCGATGGCAAATTCAACAAGCCGTTCCAGGAACAAGTCGATTTTTTCCGGCAAAAGCTGAATCTGCCAACCGAGCGTTGGGACGATATTCTGAATGAAGCCCATGATCGGGCGTTTGTCGTCGCCGGTGCGGCTAAAGCGGATTTACTCAACGATCTGCGCGGCGCGGTGGACAGCGCGATCGCCGAGGGCAAGTCAATCCAGTGGTTTCGCAAAGAGTTTGACAACATTGTTGCAAAAAACGGTTGGCAAGGCTGGACAGGGAAAGGCACAAAAGCCGGCCGGGATTGGCGCACGCGGGTGATCTATAACGCCAATTTATCAGCAAGCTATTCTGCCGGGCGTTGGCAACAGCTAAACGATCCGGATTTGTTAAAAAGCCGACCTTTTTGGGAGTATGTGCATAACGATACGGTTCAACATCCGCGCCTGATACATCAAAGTTGGTCTGGCACCGTGTTGCCGGCTGGGCACGTTTGGTTTGTTACGCATTTTTGCCCGAATGGATTCGGCTGTCGTTGCCGAATAAGGGCGGTGCGTGCTGAGAAATATAAAGGCTATCCACCACCGGATGACGGCACCTATATATATAAGGATAGGCGCGGCATTGAACACGTGTTGCCGATGGGTGTTGATTACGGCTGGGGCTATGCGCCCGGCGCCAGTGTCGGCAAGTCCATGCAGCCGTTTATCGATAATAAAGTGGCGGCATTGCCCAAGCCGTTGGCGGACGCCTTTAAAGCCGATATCGCCAAGATAGCAGCGCCGAAATTACCGCATGTCAGCGATGCGTTGACGCTGCCAAGCAGTGGTTTTGCGCGCAGTGCTGCCAGCCGCACGCTGATCGAGATCGATGCTATTCATACGGTGGAAAATCTGCCGACGATCCCGGTAAAAGCCAGTGCCAACGTTAGGTTTCAAGGGCAGTATACTTACGAGCGCTATAGCAAAAAACCTATTTCCATTGCGTTGTCTAAGGTATCGGTAAACCCTGAATTAACCATCGCTCACGAGATTGGCCATTACATCGATCACCATGCGATTGGGCGTTCCGGGGTGTATGCATCAATAGACGATGCGTTGCTGGATAAGTGGCGCGAGGCCATCGCATCTAGCCAGGCAACAGCTAAGATGGATGATGTTTTGCGCAACCATGCAGATCGCTTTACCCGCAAAAAAGCGGCGTATTATTTAGAGCCGTGGGAGCAATGGGCCAGGGCATATGCGCAGTGGATAGCCCTGCGCAGTAACAATGCGACGATGCTGGCGCAGGTGAAAAAAATCACCGCGCATAATCACCCGGCTTACGCTTCTTCGCAATGGGACGATGACGATTTCGCACCTATAGCGGCTGCGATGGATGATATTTTTCGAACGTTAGGGTGGCTAAAATGA